The following are encoded together in the Oncorhynchus clarkii lewisi isolate Uvic-CL-2024 chromosome 25, UVic_Ocla_1.0, whole genome shotgun sequence genome:
- the LOC139383739 gene encoding breast cancer metastasis-suppressor 1-like protein-A yields MPVHSREKKESNHEEMEVDYPEQDGSSSDEDDTESSSVSEDGDSSEMDDEDCERRRVECLDEMTNLEKQFGDLKDQLYKERLSQVDAKLQEVIAGKASEYLDPLANLQENMQIRTKVAGIYRELCIESVKNKYDCEIQAAFQHWESEKLLLFDTVQSELVEKIRRLEEDRHSIDITSELWKDELQSRKNKRKDPFSPDKKKKPVVVSGPYIVYMLQDLDILEDWTAVRKAVATLGPHRGKTDVSTNKNEKYQHNARSEEGKLSYDGEWYCRGQMICIDKKDEFPTRAIITTINHDEVWFKRLDGSKSKLYVSQLQKGKYTIKHS; encoded by the exons ATGCCGGTACATTCTCgagaaaagaaagaaagtaaCCACGAGGAGATGGAAGTCGACTATCCCGAACAAGATGGGAGCAGTTCAGACGAGGATGACACTGAGAGCTCGTCCGTGTCAGAGGATGGGGACAGCTCGG AGATGGATGATGAGGACTGTGAAAGGAGAAGGGTAGAGTGCCTTGATGAAATGACAAATCTGGAGAAACAATTTGGAGACCTGAAAGACCA GTTGTACAAGGAGAGGTTGAGTCAGGTGGATGCCAAACTCCAGGAGGTGATTGCAGGCAAGGCTTCGGAGTACCTGGACCCCCTGGCAAATCTGCAAGAGAACATGCAGATCAGAACAAAGGTTGCTG GGATCTACCGGGAGCTCTGTATAGAGTCTGTAAAAAACAAGTACGACTGTGAAATCCAAGCAGCTTTCCAGCACTGGGAG AGTGAGAAGTTGCTATTGTTTGATACAGTGCAGagtgaacttgtggaaaagatcaGGCGACTGGAGGAGGACAGGCACAGTATAGACATAACCTCAG AGCTCTGGAAAGATGAGCTGCAGTCAAGGAAGAACAAGAGGAAAGATCCATTTAGTCCAGACAAAAAGAAGAAGCCAGTTGTTGTGTCAG GACCATATATTGTCTACATGTTACAAGACTTGGATATACTGGAGGATTGGACAGCAGTCAGAAAG GCTGTGGCTACTTTGGGACCTCACAGAGGTAAAACTGATG TCTCCACCAATAAGAATGAAAAGTATCAGCATAATGCTCGATCAGAAGAGGGAAAGTTGAGTTATGACGGAGAATGGTACTGCCGTGGACAGATGATATGCATCGACAAGAAAGATGAATTTCCCACAAG AGCCATAATTACCACAATCAACCACGATGAGGTTTGGTTCAAACGACTAGACGGCAGTAAATCCAAGCTGTACGTCTCTCAGCTCCAGAAAGGCAAATACACTATTAAACACTCCTAA